Proteins encoded within one genomic window of Bombina bombina isolate aBomBom1 chromosome 1, aBomBom1.pri, whole genome shotgun sequence:
- the LOC128666338 gene encoding 40S ribosomal protein S20-like, which yields MAFKDTGKAPVEQEVAIHRIRITLTSRNGKSLEQVCADSIKGAKVKNLKVKGNVCMPTKTLRITTRKTPCGEGSKTWDRFQKRIHKCLIDLHSPSEKRFLLKRGLAVHMRWQEST from the coding sequence ATGGCATTTAAAGATACAGGTAAAGCACCTGTTGAACAGGAAGTGGCCATTCATCGTATCAGAATAACTCTCACAAGTCGTAATGGGAAATCCCTTGAACAAGTATGTGCTGATTCGATCAAAGGAGCAAAAGTAAAGAACTTGAAAGTAAAAGGAAATGTGTGCATGCCCACCAAGACTCTTCGCATTACTACAAGGAAAACACCATGTGGTGAAGGTTCCAAAACATGGGATCGTTTTCAAAAGCGTATCCACAAGTGCCTGATTGACCTTCACAGTCCATCTGAGAAAAGATTTTTATTGAAGCGAGGACTTGCAGTTCACATGAGATGGCAAGAATCTACTTGA